From the genome of Pseudomonas sp. WJP1:
AAAGCTCCACGCCGCGTTCCTCAACGACCAGATCAACATCACCAAGATCCTCGGTGCGCTGTGTGAAGTGGTCGCGCATTACCCGTGTGATGTCTTGCTGCTGACCGGCCGCCCTTCGCGCCTGCCCGGCATCCAGGCGTTCATTCGCAAGGTGTTGCCGCTGCCACCGGGGCGCATTCTGGCGCTGCAAAACTACCGCACCGGCGGCTGGTATCCGTTTCACAAGAACGGCCGGATCGACGACCCGAAAAGCACCGCCTCGGTCGGCGCCATGCTCTGCCTGTTGTGCGCCAACCACAGCGTGCCGAACTTCTACTTCCGGGCATCGGCGCTCAAGCCGTATTCGACGGTCAAGAACATCGGCGTCATCGACCTGAACAACGTGATCAAGGACGCCGACGTGCTGTACCGCGATATCCAGTCCGAAGACTACAAAATCAAGCTACCGGTAATTGGCGATGGCGACGCCGCCGACACGCCACAGCTGGAAATGCGCGGCGATCTGCGCCTCGGTTTCCGCCAGTTGGCCGCTGAACGCTGGGCCGCCTCGCCGTTGTATACCTTGCGGTTCACCAAGGCGGGTCGGGAGAAGTTCTCCCGCGCAATCGGTGAAAACGGCAGCGCGCCGCTGCTCAAGGTGCGATTCCAGGTCAAGCCGGCGGACAAATACACCCGCAAGCAGGATCTGGTCAGCGACCGCCTCTCGGTTCGCGACATCGAATCCAACAGCAACAACGTCAACTTCAACCCGCGCAGCGACCTCGAGCTGGAACTCAACACCATGCTCGACGCCGGCCTGAGCGAGACCAAGTACTGGCTCGACAGTGGAAGTGTGAAACGCAAATGAATGACCTGACCCCCGATCAAACTCAGCTCTCTGCCAGTTGGGCCGCTGTTTATGAAGGCGCCGGTCAGGCGCTGGACTGGATTGGCCAGACGCGCGGCAATGCACCGCGCCTGGACAGCGAAGCCGACAACCTGAACATCCGCCTGCACCGCGCCCGCAACCTGGCCCAAAGCCTCGGTCGCGTGGCCTGCACGCCGATGACCATTGGCTTTTTCGGCTTGTCCCAGGCCGGCAAGTCCTACCTGATTTCGGCCCTCGCCGCCGGTCAGAACGGCAAGCTGGAAACCGAGTTCGGCGACCAGCGCCTGGACTTCATCAAGCACATCAACCCGGTGGGTGGTGGCAAGGAAGCCACCGGCCTGGTAACGCGTTTCAGCCGTCGGGCGACGGTCAGTCAGGACAATGACTTCCCGGTAGAACTCACGCTGTTCAAGGAAATCGAGCTGGCGAAGATTCTCGCCAACGCCTGGTTCAAGGATTTCGACCTTGAACGGATTTCCTACGAGATCGATGAAGAGCGCATCCAACGCGTGCTCAAACCGTTCGAAGGCCGCGAAACCGGGCCGCTGCAAACGGGCGTCAACGCCGACGATCTGGTGTCGCTGTGGGATTACCTGCGCGACAACTTCCGCAACTCGGTGAAGAAGCTCGAGCACCTGTACTGGCCCAAAGCGTTGCAACTGGCGCCACGCCTGAATTTCCAGGAACGGGCCGAGCTGTTTTCGATTCTCTGGGGTGAGCAACGCGAGTTGACGCGCGTGTACCAGCAACTGGCCGGCGCGCTGCACAAGCTGGGCCTGCCCGAGACCGTGTTCGCACCGCTGAAGGCCTTGGTGAGCTTCGACAACGACACCTACAGCCAGCGCGACAGCATCATGAACGTCGACATCCTCGAACGCTTCGGCAGCCCGCAGGACTTGCCGATCGATGTTCGACCGCTGGTGGGCGATCGCCTGCAAAACAGTCAGGCCATTGCGGTCGCGCAACTGGCGGCACTGACCGCCGAAATGACTTTCCGCCTGATCGAAGCGCCGGTGGATGACATCGTCAATCAGGTCGACCTGCTGGATTTCCCCGGTTATCGCGGGCGCCAGAAACTGCACGAGATCGCCGATTCCAGCGACCCCGAGTCCACCGCCAAGGACAACTCCGTTTCCCAGCTGATCCTGCGCGGCAAGGTCGCCTACCTGTTCGAACGCTACACCGACAACCAGGAAATGAACGCGCTGGTGGTGTGCACAGGCTCGACCAAACAGAGCGACGTCAACGACGTGGGCCCGGTGCTGACCCGCTGGATCGAAAAAACCCAGGGCGCCGACTCGGCCGCTCGCAGCAAGCGCGATACTGGCCTGATCTGGGCGCT
Proteins encoded in this window:
- a CDS encoding putative virulence factor, which gives rise to MNDLTPDQTQLSASWAAVYEGAGQALDWIGQTRGNAPRLDSEADNLNIRLHRARNLAQSLGRVACTPMTIGFFGLSQAGKSYLISALAAGQNGKLETEFGDQRLDFIKHINPVGGGKEATGLVTRFSRRATVSQDNDFPVELTLFKEIELAKILANAWFKDFDLERISYEIDEERIQRVLKPFEGRETGPLQTGVNADDLVSLWDYLRDNFRNSVKKLEHLYWPKALQLAPRLNFQERAELFSILWGEQRELTRVYQQLAGALHKLGLPETVFAPLKALVSFDNDTYSQRDSIMNVDILERFGSPQDLPIDVRPLVGDRLQNSQAIAVAQLAALTAEMTFRLIEAPVDDIVNQVDLLDFPGYRGRQKLHEIADSSDPESTAKDNSVSQLILRGKVAYLFERYTDNQEMNALVVCTGSTKQSDVNDVGPVLTRWIEKTQGADSAARSKRDTGLIWALTMLDLRITNSLSLTPDQYDESWNGMIKLTMLERFGSLSWMNDWAGTPFQNTYLVRKPRMDAAFIGQDATGAETGLNALYQERVSALGTSFASNALVCKHIRNPANAWTEMLRNDDGGISHFSGSFKGVANIEFKLQRIREQLSECLEGLTTHGLSTWYHADDDSAAAAKKAKAQMILTGLGRRPAVLGELIDQLDMPSEEVRDLYLSGVYETDDEPVVTDEPLAPTPSQSLYGNDAGFDFDFGDDLSPASTPASNKIGTPAPELQSNEHRFAKAAFKAWIAHLRELTTRQSLLNLLGLEKALLEAVVDELITAGYRQDLPGQLSRAVLKRAQSGARRDQLVERQVLEVQRVLRDFVSWFGYLQKPVNERPNSRTGAKAPLFSFYTDIGPGQVPELPAQPSNQAQRYLGDWLSGLAYITQDNAGHGAGREITPEQNERLGQVLTAFAAR